The Candidatus Methylomirabilota bacterium DNA segment CGTGCTCCTTGGTCCTCGAAGTCAGGTCGTTCTTCTGGCGGCGAGGAGCCGGCTGCCCGCCGTGTATGTGCAGAGGGAGTTCGCGGAGGCCGGGGGCCTCATGTCCTATGGGCCGAACCTTGCTGACCAGTTCCGGCGGGCCGCCATCTACGTGGACAAGATCCTCAAAGGCGCCAAGCCCGGCGATCTTCCAGTGGAGCAGGCTTCGAAGTTCGAGCTGGTGATCAACCTGAAAACCGCGAAGGCGCTCGGTCTCACGATCCCGCCGTCCCTTCTGCTACGAGCGGACCACATCCTTGAGTAATGGTGGGCTGCCCAACATCACGCTTCAGCGGACCGGAGGCCCGCGATGCTCGCCTCCCGGCCGCTGAGCGTCGACGTTGCCACAAACTGGCGTACCAGCGGCGGAGGCCGACGATGCAGGTTTAGAGTTGTCCACGCGCGAGGCGGGCGGGCCCTGTCGCGCCGGGCACGGCTGCGTCTTTCCTGAATGATCTCCGCTAAGGCCGGTCGCGCTTCGCGGCCTGGATGGCCGCCCAGACGCGCTCGCTGGACGCGGGCATGTCGAGCTCCCGGACGCCGAGCGGCGCGAGCGCGTCCATGACCGCGTTGATGACGACGGGCAGCGCGCCGACGGTGCCGGCCTCTCCCGCGCCCTTGGCCCCGAGCGGGTTGAGCTTCGTCGGCACCGGGCTGCTCTCGATGCGCACGTCGCAGAAGGCGTCGGCGCGGGGCATCGCGTACTCCATGAAGGACGCGGTCAGGAGCTGGCCCGACTCCGGCTCGTACACGACCTGCTCCATCAGCGCCTGGCCCACACCCTGCGCGACCCCACCGTGGATCTGGCCCTTGAGCGTGAGCGGGTTGATCACCGTGCCCACGTCGTCCACGATCGCGTAGCTGGCGAGCGTGACGGCGCCCGTGTCCGGATCCACCTCCACCTCGCAGACGTGGCAGCCGTTGGGCCACGTGTCCGTCTTGGGGGCGAAGGTGCCCGTCTCGTAGAGCCCCGGCTCGAGGCCTGGCGGCAGCTGGGCGGGCACGAAGGCGGCCCGTGCGACCTCCTTGATCGCCACGGCCCGGTCCGTGCCCACCACGTTGAACTTGCCGTCGGCGAAGGCGATGTCACCCTCGGCCGCTTCCAGCAGGCGCGCGGCGATCTTCTTTCCCTTGGCGATGATCTTATCGGCGGCCGTCCAGAGCGCGGTGCCGCCGATGACCGTCGAGCGGGAGCCCATGGTCCCCATGCCGAAGGCGACCCGGTCCGTGTCCCCGTCGATGTAGCGGACCTCGGCGGGGTCGAGGCCCAGCCGCTCGTGGAGGATCTGCTTGAACGTCGTCTCGTGCCCCTGCCCCTGGTTCTTGGTGCCCATGAAGACCGTCGCGCTCCCGCTCGGGGCGAACCTGATCTCGGCGAACTCGGGCGCGGGCCCCGCCGCCCGCTCGATGGCGTTGACGACCGCGAGACCGCGCAGCGCGCCGCGCCGGCGGGACGCGTCGCGCCGGGCTGGAAAGCCCGCGACGTCGGCGAGTATGAGCGCCCTCTCCATGCTCTTCGCGAACTCGCCGCAGTCGTACGTCGTGCCGAGCGCGGTCTTGTACGGCATCGCCGAGGCGGGGATGAGGTTCTTCCGCCTGAGCTCCAGCCGATCCATGCCAAGCTCGCGCGACGCGTCGTCGATCAGGCGCTCGATGACGTACGTCGCCTCGGGCCGGCCGGCCCCGCGGTACGGCGCCGTCGAGCTGGTGTTGGTCAGCACGGACAGGACCTGCACGTGGGCGGCGGGGAAGGCGTAGACGCCGACCACCGTGACCACGTTGCCGAAGGTCGCGAGCAGGTTGCGGTCGGAGGAGATGTAGGCGCCGACGTTGGCAAGCGTCCGGACGCGGATGGCGAGAAAGCGCCCGTCGGCGTCCAGGGCCAGCTCGGCCTCGCTGACGTTGTCCCGCGCGTGCTCGTCGGCCGGGATCGCCTCGCGGCGCTCGCACTGCCACTTGACGGGCCGGCCGAGCTTGCGCGCCGCCCACAGCACGAGCTTGTGCTCGGGGTACTGCCAGCCCTTGGTGCCGAAGGCGCCGCCGACGTCGCCCACGATGACGCGGATCTGGTGCTCCGGCACCTGGAAGATGTTGCTCGCGAGCGCGTTCCTGACGCGGTGCGGATACTGGACGTCGGCGTGGAGCGTGTAGCGGTCCTCGCCCGGATCGTAGACGCCGAGCGCGCCGCGGGGCTCCATGTACTGCGCGTGCACGCGCGTGATCACGTAGCGGCGCCGGACGACGTGGGCCGCGCGCGCGAAGGCGGCTTCTGCCGCCGCCTTGTCGCCCACTTCGAAGACGTTCGAGATGTTGTCGGCGCACTCGTCCCATACGGGGGCGCCGCCGACGGCCTCCGCGGTCGACGTCACCGACGGTAGCGACTCGTACTCGACACGAACCATCTCCGCCGCGTCCTCGGCCTGGGCCAGGGTCTCAGCGATCACGAGCGCGATGGGGTCACCCACGTAGCGGACGCGGTCCTGCGTCAGCCCGCGGTGCGGCGGCGCCCACATCGGCGAGCCGTCCGGGCGCTTGCGCTTCAGCGTCATCTTCATCGTGCCGAGGCCGTCCCGCGCCAGGTCAGCCCCGGTGAAGACCGCGAGGACACCGGGGGCGGCCGCGGCCGCGGGCGTGTCGATGGACTGGATCCGCGCGTGAGCGTGGAGCGACCGCACGACGACCACGTAGGCCTGGCCGGGGAGGTTGACGTCGTTGTGGAATCTGCCCTCGCCCCGCACGAGGCGGGGGTCCTCGAACCGCTTGACCGATTGCCCGATGCCGTACTGCCCCATCCGTGCTCCTCCTCAAGCAGGCTGCTGAAAAAGGCCCATCTGCTTCGTTGGCGCCCTTGGCCGCACGCTCAACGTACAGGGAGTACGCCTCGCGTGCGGCCGGCGGGCGCCGCCTCGCATCTGGACCTTTTTGAGCAGCCTACGAGTTTTTCAGCAGCCTGCGAGGAGACGGTATGAAGCGCAGCGAGCACCGGATCCTGACCACCCACGTCGGCAGTCTTCCGCGTCCGCCGGCGCTTCGCGACCTCCTCGTGCGCCTGGACCGCGGCGAGGTCGTCGACGGCGCCGCCCTCGCCCACGAGGCCGAGGCCGCCGTGCGCCATGTGGTGAAGAAACAGATCGAGGCGGGCATCGACGTCGGCAACGACGGCGAGCAGCCGCGCGTCGGCTTTTCGACGTACCCCGCCAAGCGGATGCGCGGCTTCGGCGGTGAGAGCAAGCGGCGCATGTCGCGAGACATCGCCGAGCACCCGGACTACATGGCGCGCCTTTCCCGCATGCGAACGGGCGCCGCGCGCATCAACGACGCGCCCCAGGCGGTGGCCGAGGTCGCCTACACCGACCTCAGCGAGGCCGTGGCCGAGTGCGAGCTGTTCCAGCGCTGCGCGGCCGCCGAGCGGACCGCGTTCGCCGAGCCATTCATGACGGCAGCCTCCCCGGGCGTCATCGCCACCATCATGCTCGACGCCTACTATGGCTCGCACGAGCGCTACGTGCGGGCGCTCGCCCGCGAGATGCGCAAGGAATACGAGCTGATCGTGAGTCGCGGGTTCGTGCTCCAGCTCGACTGCCCGGATCTCGCCATGGAGCGCGCCCGCTTCTTCCAGGACGAGCCCCTCGACCGCTTCCTCGACGCCGTCGCGCTCCACGTCGACGCCATCAACGAGGCGGTGGCGGCCATCCCGAAGGACCGCGTGCGCCTGCACCTCTGCTGGGGCAACTACGACGGGCCCCACACCCACGACGTGCCGCTCGAGCCGCTCCTGCCGATCATCTATCGCGCGCGGGTCGGCGCGCTCTCCCTGCCGCTCGCCAGCCCGCGGCACCAGCACGAGCTCCGGGCGTTCCGCCGCCATCCGCTCCCCGACGAGATGCTGTTCCTGCCCGGCGTCATCGACTCCACGACCAACGTCGTGGAGCACCCCGAGGTCGTCGCCGACCGAATCGTGGCGGCCGCTGAGGCCGTGGGCGACCGGACGCGCGTCCTCGCAGGCGTCGACTGCGGCTTCGGCACCTTCGCCGGCTCCCAGCTCGTCGAGGAGAGCGTGGTGTGGGCCAAGCTCCGTAGCCTTCGGGAAGGCGCGGACCTGGCCACCAAGCGGCTCTGGGGGTGACGCGCCGGGGTGTGATATCGTACGCGGCACCCTTTCACATCATCGGAGGTCGCCAATGAGGCAGCGCGTCACACGATTACTGTGGATCCTCACCTGCGTCGCGATCATCGCGGCGCTCGGACCGTCACGGGAGGCCTCCGCCCAGGACAAGCCGCGCTACGGCGGCGAGCTGGTCTTCGTGGTCGCCGCCGAGCCGCCGAGCTTCGACGCCCACCGGGAAGAGACGTTCGCGATGCTCCACCCGGGCGCGCCCCATTACAACACCCTCTTGCGGGTGGATCCCTTCGACAAGACGGGCACAAAGTTCATCGGCGACCTGGCCGAGTCCTGGACCGTCTCCGCCGATAAGCGCACGTATACGTTCAAGCTGCGCCACGGCGTGAAGTTCCACGACGGCAGCGTGATGACCGCCAAGGACGTGAAGGCATCCTACGATCACATCATCTTCCCGGGGCCCGGTGTCGTCTCGAGCCGCCAGGAGCAGTACAAGGTTGTCGAGGCGGTCGAGGCGGTTGGGCCCGACACCGTCATCTTCCGTCTGAAGTGGCCGGAGGGCTCCTTCATTGCCAGCGTGGCCTCGCCGTGGAACTGGATCTACAAGGCCGACATCCTGGCCAAGGATTCGCACTGGTACGAGAAGAACGTGATGGGGACCGGCCCGTTCAAGTTCGTGGAGTACGTGCGGGGCTCGCACTGGATCGGCAAGAAGAACCCGGACTACTGGGACAAGGGCAAGCCCTACCTCGACGGCTACCGCGCGATCTTCATTCAGGACGCCGGGGCGCAGGTGGCGGCCATCCGAGGCGAGCGGGCGATGATCCAGTTCCGCGGCTTCACCCCCGCGCAGCGCGACACGCTCGTGGCGGCGCTCGGCAGCAAGATAACCGTCCAGGAGAGCCCGTGGAACTGCTCGATTCAGGTGGCGATGAACCAGCAAAAGAAGCCGTTCGAAGACAAGCGCGTGCGCCGGGCGCTTACGCTCGCCCTCGACCGCTGGGAGGGCTCGAAGGCGCTCTCTCGGATCGCTATCGTGAAAGACGTGGCCGGTATCCAGGTGCCAGGGACGCCGTGGGCCACGCCGCCGGACGAGCTTGGCAAGCTGGCGGGCTACGGCCGGGACATCAACGCCTCGCGCGCCGAGGCGCGGCGCCTGCTGAAAGAGGCCGGCGCCGAGAACTTGTCCTTCACGCTCCTGAACCGGGCCGTGCCACAGCCGTACGAGCCCGTGGGCGTCTGGCTCATCGACCAGTGGCGCCAGATCGGCGTTACCGTCAAGCAGAACGTGTTCGAGTCGGCGGCGTGGTTCTCGGCGCAGAGAACCGGTGACTTCGAGGTCTCGACGAACGCCCCGTGCAATTCCATCGTCGAGCCCGACATGGACCTGCACTGGTTCCTCACCACCTCGCCGGTGAACTACAGCCGGCACAAGGACACGGTGATGGACGAGCTGTACCAGAAGCAGTCCCGCGCCATCGACGCGGAAGAGCGACGGAAGTATCTGCGAGCGTTCGAAAAGCGCCTCTACGATGATGAGGTCCACTTCATCCACACGTTCCAGTGGAATCGGATCGTCCCGCACCTGTCCAAGGTGCGCGGCTGGACGATCACGCCGAGCCACTTCCTGAACTGCCAGCTCGACACGATCTGGCTCAGCGAATAGAGAGCCAGGGAACCTCCATGCTGCGTGACTGTCCGAACGGTAACTATCGTTTCCTGCCCGGGATCAGCGCGTTTTCGTCGGGCACGGTCGCCATGCC contains these protein-coding regions:
- a CDS encoding cobalamin-independent methionine synthase II family protein, translating into MKRSEHRILTTHVGSLPRPPALRDLLVRLDRGEVVDGAALAHEAEAAVRHVVKKQIEAGIDVGNDGEQPRVGFSTYPAKRMRGFGGESKRRMSRDIAEHPDYMARLSRMRTGAARINDAPQAVAEVAYTDLSEAVAECELFQRCAAAERTAFAEPFMTAASPGVIATIMLDAYYGSHERYVRALAREMRKEYELIVSRGFVLQLDCPDLAMERARFFQDEPLDRFLDAVALHVDAINEAVAAIPKDRVRLHLCWGNYDGPHTHDVPLEPLLPIIYRARVGALSLPLASPRHQHELRAFRRHPLPDEMLFLPGVIDSTTNVVEHPEVVADRIVAAAEAVGDRTRVLAGVDCGFGTFAGSQLVEESVVWAKLRSLREGADLATKRLWG
- a CDS encoding ABC transporter substrate-binding protein is translated as MRQRVTRLLWILTCVAIIAALGPSREASAQDKPRYGGELVFVVAAEPPSFDAHREETFAMLHPGAPHYNTLLRVDPFDKTGTKFIGDLAESWTVSADKRTYTFKLRHGVKFHDGSVMTAKDVKASYDHIIFPGPGVVSSRQEQYKVVEAVEAVGPDTVIFRLKWPEGSFIASVASPWNWIYKADILAKDSHWYEKNVMGTGPFKFVEYVRGSHWIGKKNPDYWDKGKPYLDGYRAIFIQDAGAQVAAIRGERAMIQFRGFTPAQRDTLVAALGSKITVQESPWNCSIQVAMNQQKKPFEDKRVRRALTLALDRWEGSKALSRIAIVKDVAGIQVPGTPWATPPDELGKLAGYGRDINASRAEARRLLKEAGAENLSFTLLNRAVPQPYEPVGVWLIDQWRQIGVTVKQNVFESAAWFSAQRTGDFEVSTNAPCNSIVEPDMDLHWFLTTSPVNYSRHKDTVMDELYQKQSRAIDAEERRKYLRAFEKRLYDDEVHFIHTFQWNRIVPHLSKVRGWTITPSHFLNCQLDTIWLSE
- a CDS encoding xanthine dehydrogenase family protein molybdopterin-binding subunit produces the protein MGQYGIGQSVKRFEDPRLVRGEGRFHNDVNLPGQAYVVVVRSLHAHARIQSIDTPAAAAAPGVLAVFTGADLARDGLGTMKMTLKRKRPDGSPMWAPPHRGLTQDRVRYVGDPIALVIAETLAQAEDAAEMVRVEYESLPSVTSTAEAVGGAPVWDECADNISNVFEVGDKAAAEAAFARAAHVVRRRYVITRVHAQYMEPRGALGVYDPGEDRYTLHADVQYPHRVRNALASNIFQVPEHQIRVIVGDVGGAFGTKGWQYPEHKLVLWAARKLGRPVKWQCERREAIPADEHARDNVSEAELALDADGRFLAIRVRTLANVGAYISSDRNLLATFGNVVTVVGVYAFPAAHVQVLSVLTNTSSTAPYRGAGRPEATYVIERLIDDASRELGMDRLELRRKNLIPASAMPYKTALGTTYDCGEFAKSMERALILADVAGFPARRDASRRRGALRGLAVVNAIERAAGPAPEFAEIRFAPSGSATVFMGTKNQGQGHETTFKQILHERLGLDPAEVRYIDGDTDRVAFGMGTMGSRSTVIGGTALWTAADKIIAKGKKIAARLLEAAEGDIAFADGKFNVVGTDRAVAIKEVARAAFVPAQLPPGLEPGLYETGTFAPKTDTWPNGCHVCEVEVDPDTGAVTLASYAIVDDVGTVINPLTLKGQIHGGVAQGVGQALMEQVVYEPESGQLLTASFMEYAMPRADAFCDVRIESSPVPTKLNPLGAKGAGEAGTVGALPVVINAVMDALAPLGVRELDMPASSERVWAAIQAAKRDRP